One window of Flavobacterium dauae genomic DNA carries:
- a CDS encoding mannose-1-phosphate guanylyltransferase, which produces MNKNYYAVIMAGGVGSRFWPVSTPEFPKQFHDMLGTGETLVQKTFTRLSQLIPKENILILTNDKYSGILKEQLPMITNEQIVLEPDMRNTAPCILYASMKIKKQNPDAVMIVAPSDHWIEDEVQFVSNLQRAFDNCESDNVLMTLGIIPTFPNTGYGYIEYNKLDSRQIKKVVQFREKPDYQTAKTFIQRRNFLWNSGIFVWNVRSILEAFEKFQPEMYQLFQAGFSTFNTSEEKQFIAENYSKAENISIDYAIMEKADNVFILPATFDWNDLGTWGSLYDKLPKDECDNAMVNGNLFVENATNNIIRTNPNKLVVIGGLDDFIIVDKDDVLLIYPKKKEQEIKQIVAKMNAKKSE; this is translated from the coding sequence ATGAATAAAAACTATTATGCAGTAATAATGGCAGGCGGCGTGGGATCGCGTTTTTGGCCAGTAAGCACACCCGAATTTCCTAAGCAGTTTCACGATATGTTAGGAACGGGCGAAACCTTGGTTCAAAAAACTTTTACACGTTTAAGCCAGCTTATTCCGAAAGAAAATATTTTAATTTTAACCAACGATAAATACAGCGGTATTTTAAAAGAACAATTGCCTATGATTACCAATGAGCAAATTGTTTTAGAACCCGATATGCGCAACACGGCTCCGTGTATTTTGTATGCGTCGATGAAAATTAAAAAACAAAATCCCGATGCGGTGATGATTGTGGCTCCGTCTGATCATTGGATTGAAGACGAAGTGCAGTTTGTATCGAATTTACAGCGTGCTTTTGATAATTGTGAATCTGATAATGTACTGATGACTTTAGGAATTATTCCAACCTTTCCAAATACAGGTTATGGATACATTGAATACAACAAATTAGATTCCCGTCAGATTAAAAAGGTAGTTCAGTTTCGAGAAAAACCGGATTATCAAACAGCAAAAACATTTATTCAACGAAGAAATTTCCTTTGGAATTCAGGAATCTTCGTTTGGAATGTTCGATCTATTTTAGAAGCTTTTGAAAAATTTCAGCCCGAAATGTATCAGTTGTTTCAGGCAGGATTTTCAACATTCAATACTTCAGAAGAAAAACAGTTTATTGCAGAAAATTACAGTAAAGCCGAAAATATTTCGATTGATTATGCCATAATGGAAAAAGCGGATAATGTTTTTATTTTACCTGCTACTTTTGATTGGAACGATTTAGGAACCTGGGGATCTTTGTACGATAAACTGCCTAAAGACGAATGCGACAATGCTATGGTAAACGGAAATTTGTTTGTAGAAAACGCTACAAATAACATTATTCGTACAAACCCTAATAAATTAGTGGTTATTGGCGGTTTAGACGATTTTATTATTGTAGATAAAGACGATGTTTTGTTGATTTATCCTAAAAAGAAAGAACAAGAAATAAAGCAGATTGTTGCAAAAATGAATGCTAAAAAGTCGGAATAA
- a CDS encoding ABC transporter ATP-binding protein, whose amino-acid sequence MIEVKNLKKSFDGKEVLKGITTTYEAGKTNLIIGQSGSGKTVMLKTLLGVHIPDSGQILFDGRDFSTLDPNEKRTLRTEMGMVFQGSALFDSMTVEENIGFPLKMFTTKTNAEIRDRVQEVIDRVKLIDANKKMPSEISGGMQKRVAIARAIVNNPKYLFCDEPNSGLDPKTSIVIDELIQEITHEYNITTVINTHDMNSVLQIGEHICFLKDGKLVWEGNSTEIMKTDNEDIVDFVYSSELLKEIRRFHTNKK is encoded by the coding sequence ATGATAGAAGTAAAAAACTTAAAAAAGTCTTTTGACGGAAAAGAGGTTTTAAAAGGCATTACTACAACCTACGAAGCCGGTAAAACCAACTTGATTATAGGTCAGTCTGGTTCCGGTAAAACCGTAATGCTTAAAACGTTGTTAGGAGTTCACATTCCTGATAGCGGACAGATTTTGTTCGATGGAAGAGATTTTTCTACATTAGATCCCAACGAAAAGCGTACATTGAGAACCGAAATGGGAATGGTTTTTCAAGGAAGCGCCTTGTTTGATTCTATGACTGTGGAAGAAAATATTGGTTTTCCGCTAAAAATGTTTACTACCAAAACAAATGCCGAAATACGTGACCGCGTTCAGGAAGTTATTGATCGTGTAAAACTGATTGATGCCAACAAAAAAATGCCCTCGGAAATTTCGGGTGGTATGCAAAAACGTGTTGCCATTGCACGTGCCATTGTAAACAATCCTAAATACTTGTTTTGCGATGAACCAAACTCGGGGTTAGATCCTAAAACATCGATCGTTATCGACGAGTTGATTCAAGAAATCACTCACGAATACAATATTACAACGGTAATTAACACCCACGATATGAACTCAGTTTTACAGATTGGCGAGCATATTTGTTTTTTAAAAGACGGAAAACTGGTTTGGGAAGGAAACAGCACAGAAATTATGAAAACCGATAACGAGGATATTGTTGATTTTGTGTATTCGTCTGAATTGTTAAAAGAGATTCGCAGATTTCACACAAATAAAAAATAA
- a CDS encoding glycosyltransferase family 2 protein, translated as MKQICIIVPVYNEEASIDVFFDEFLKFQDILSTKNYHANVLFVDDGSKDKTAGILQRLVKENNNCSALFFSRNFGKEAALFAGLEHAEGDLMIPMDVDLQDPFELIFEMITAYEKGADVVLARRANRGTDTFVKRLSAQWFYRLNNKMSTLKLEENVGDFRLMTRQVVNEIVSLQENQLFMKGLMSWVGFETTVINYTRPSRKEGKTKFNYIKLWNLAVQGITSFSTLPLKVWTYFGSIIALISFLYGLKIIVEKLFFGISASGYASLMVAILFFGGVQLIGIGVLGEYLGRTYLETKRRPKYIIKKKINGN; from the coding sequence ATGAAGCAAATCTGTATAATTGTTCCGGTTTATAACGAAGAAGCGAGCATTGATGTTTTTTTTGATGAATTTCTTAAATTCCAAGATATTTTATCAACTAAAAATTATCATGCCAATGTGTTGTTTGTTGATGACGGCAGCAAAGATAAAACAGCAGGTATTTTACAACGTTTGGTAAAAGAAAACAACAATTGCAGTGCGTTGTTTTTTTCGAGGAATTTTGGAAAAGAAGCTGCTTTGTTTGCCGGTTTGGAACATGCCGAAGGAGATTTGATGATTCCTATGGATGTTGATTTACAAGATCCGTTTGAATTGATTTTTGAAATGATTACTGCTTACGAAAAGGGAGCCGATGTTGTTTTAGCAAGAAGAGCTAACAGAGGTACCGATACGTTTGTAAAAAGACTTTCGGCTCAATGGTTTTACCGCTTGAACAATAAAATGTCAACGTTGAAATTGGAAGAAAACGTAGGTGATTTCAGATTAATGACCCGACAGGTTGTAAATGAGATTGTGAGTTTACAGGAAAATCAGCTTTTTATGAAAGGATTAATGAGCTGGGTTGGGTTTGAAACCACAGTGATTAATTACACGCGACCAAGCCGTAAAGAAGGTAAAACCAAGTTTAATTACATTAAATTATGGAATTTAGCCGTTCAGGGAATTACGTCTTTTTCTACATTACCCTTAAAAGTATGGACGTATTTTGGAAGCATCATTGCCCTAATATCCTTTTTATACGGATTAAAAATCATTGTTGAAAAACTGTTTTTTGGCATCAGTGCATCGGGTTACGCTTCGTTAATGGTCGCGATTTTGTTTTTTGGCGGTGTACAGTTAATAGGCATTGGAGTGTTAGGTGAATATTTAGGCAGAACCTATTTAGAAACCAAACGCAGACCAAAATATATTATTAAAAAGAAAATAAATGGAAATTAG
- a CDS encoding SprT-like domain-containing protein — MKNVLATYLPENAVDAVFELIKAYHIHFKIVNGRLTRHGDYRKNPDGSHQITVNASLNKYRFLITTIHEIAHLVAFQKYGRFIKPHGLEWKQTFRLLMLPFINPQVFPEEVVPFVANHFKNPSASSDTDAILSMQLKKFDAPTNKVFVDELPLGTIFKIENGRVFKKGKLRVKLFECTDIKNNQVYLFKPNMQVELLNA; from the coding sequence TTGAAAAACGTTTTAGCAACATATTTACCCGAAAATGCAGTCGATGCGGTTTTTGAACTGATCAAAGCCTACCACATTCATTTTAAAATTGTAAATGGACGTTTAACTCGTCATGGTGATTATCGGAAAAATCCCGACGGATCACATCAAATAACGGTCAATGCCTCGCTGAATAAGTATCGCTTTTTAATAACTACCATTCACGAAATCGCGCATTTAGTAGCTTTTCAAAAATATGGTCGGTTTATAAAACCACACGGATTGGAATGGAAACAAACCTTTCGGTTATTAATGCTTCCTTTTATCAATCCGCAGGTTTTTCCGGAAGAAGTTGTGCCTTTTGTGGCAAATCATTTTAAAAATCCATCGGCAAGCAGCGATACCGACGCTATTTTATCTATGCAGCTTAAAAAATTCGATGCCCCAACAAACAAGGTTTTTGTCGATGAACTACCTTTGGGAACCATCTTTAAAATTGAAAACGGACGTGTGTTTAAGAAAGGAAAACTCCGCGTGAAACTATTTGAATGCACCGATATAAAAAATAACCAAGTATATTTGTTTAAACCTAATATGCAGGTAGAACTTTTGAATGCCTAA
- a CDS encoding SDR family NAD(P)-dependent oxidoreductase, producing the protein MKTIIITGTSRGIGAELVKQFAAEGHRVIAISRKSNPEFAALTNVVYKSVDLSNEEQLHQFANELKTEFKTIDVLIHNAGAIVNKPFAEITAQEFEYVYKVNVFGVAALNRAVLPFMTNGAHVVTISSMGGIQGSLKFPGLAAYSSSKGAVITLSELLAEEYKEQGVAFNVLALGAVQTEMLQEAFPGYQAPINPQGMATYIKDFALNGNTFFNGKVLEVSSSTP; encoded by the coding sequence ATGAAAACCATCATAATAACAGGAACAAGCCGTGGAATAGGAGCAGAGTTGGTGAAACAATTCGCTGCCGAAGGACACAGAGTTATTGCAATATCGCGTAAGTCTAATCCAGAATTTGCAGCACTAACCAATGTTGTGTATAAATCGGTTGATTTAAGCAATGAAGAACAATTACATCAATTTGCAAACGAATTAAAGACCGAGTTTAAAACCATTGATGTGTTAATTCACAACGCAGGTGCTATTGTAAACAAACCGTTTGCCGAAATTACTGCGCAGGAATTTGAGTATGTCTACAAAGTAAATGTATTTGGTGTGGCGGCGTTAAACCGTGCGGTGTTGCCATTTATGACAAACGGGGCGCATGTAGTAACCATTAGTAGTATGGGTGGCATTCAGGGTAGTTTAAAGTTCCCAGGATTAGCGGCATACAGTTCTAGTAAAGGTGCGGTTATTACTTTATCTGAATTGTTGGCAGAAGAATACAAAGAACAAGGCGTTGCATTTAATGTTTTGGCATTGGGTGCGGTACAAACAGAGATGCTTCAAGAGGCGTTTCCTGGTTATCAAGCGCCAATAAACCCACAAGGAATGGCAACTTATATCAAAGATTTTGCCCTAAACGGAAACACCTTTTTTAACGGAAAGGTTTTAGAAGTTTCATCAAGCACACCATAA
- a CDS encoding MlaE family ABC transporter permease, whose product MIKMLSNIGKYFIMLGEIFRRPTKWRIMKNLIFKEIDELIIGSLGIVAFLSFFIGAVVTIQTALNLNNPIIPKYLIGFTARQSIILEFSPTFVSIIMAGRMGSYITSSIGTMRVTEQIDALEVMGINPLNYLVFPKLIASITYPFVIALSMFIGIFGGYFAGSFGGYLAAEEFVKGLQDDFTPFHIVYAFIKTAVFGFILATVPSFYGYYMEGGALEVGKASTKSFVWTSVAIIVCNYVLTQILLT is encoded by the coding sequence ATGATTAAAATGTTAAGCAACATTGGGAAGTACTTCATTATGCTGGGCGAAATTTTTCGCAGACCAACAAAATGGCGTATCATGAAAAATCTGATTTTTAAGGAAATCGACGAATTAATCATTGGTTCTTTGGGAATTGTGGCATTTTTATCATTTTTCATTGGTGCGGTTGTTACCATACAAACAGCTTTAAACTTAAACAACCCCATTATTCCTAAATATTTAATTGGTTTTACAGCAAGGCAGTCTATTATTTTAGAATTTTCGCCTACATTTGTATCAATTATCATGGCTGGTAGAATGGGTTCTTATATCACATCAAGTATTGGAACCATGCGGGTTACCGAACAAATTGATGCCTTAGAAGTAATGGGTATTAATCCGTTAAATTATCTGGTTTTCCCTAAATTGATCGCCTCTATAACCTACCCTTTTGTTATTGCATTAAGTATGTTTATCGGAATTTTTGGTGGCTATTTTGCAGGGTCTTTTGGCGGATATTTAGCAGCCGAAGAATTTGTAAAAGGTTTGCAAGACGATTTTACACCTTTTCATATAGTTTATGCCTTTATAAAAACGGCCGTTTTTGGATTTATTTTGGCAACTGTTCCTTCATTTTACGGATATTATATGGAAGGCGGTGCACTTGAAGTTGGTAAGGCATCTACCAAATCATTCGTATGGACATCGGTTGCAATTATTGTCTGCAATTATGTTTTAACACAAATACTGCTAACCTAA
- a CDS encoding M20/M25/M40 family metallo-hydrolase, with translation MKKILLFAALSLSLVACKSNKSADVSNYQVKEADVSFTLQYLASDELEGRDSNSKGIEKAANYLEEILKKANVKPYFSTYKDTLSNYENSFNVVGYIEGTDPKLKNEFVILGAHYDHIGITEKGFEGDYINNGANDNASGTTVLAEVAKYLGKAKNNKRSILVVFFSAEEKGLLGSKHLAKKLKQKNINVYSMLNFEMVGVPMNYDFKLFLTGYTKSNMAAKLNEYAGGTLIGMSDGAEKYNLFKASDNYPFYEEFKIPAHTVSAFDFSNFDFYHHPKDEFQVMDTKFMTTVAQEMLPVVSKMINAETKEIKMN, from the coding sequence ATGAAAAAAATTCTTCTGTTTGCAGCTTTATCTTTGTCGTTAGTTGCTTGTAAATCTAATAAAAGTGCAGATGTTTCTAACTATCAGGTAAAAGAAGCCGATGTAAGTTTTACCTTACAATATTTAGCTTCTGATGAACTGGAGGGTAGAGATTCAAATTCTAAAGGAATTGAAAAAGCAGCCAATTATTTGGAAGAGATTCTAAAAAAAGCAAACGTTAAACCGTATTTTTCTACTTATAAAGACACACTTTCTAACTATGAAAATTCATTTAATGTGGTTGGATATATCGAAGGAACAGATCCAAAACTAAAAAACGAATTTGTGATTTTGGGTGCACACTATGATCATATCGGAATTACAGAAAAAGGTTTTGAGGGCGATTACATCAACAACGGTGCGAATGATAATGCTTCGGGAACGACTGTTTTAGCCGAAGTAGCAAAATATTTAGGAAAAGCAAAAAACAACAAACGCAGTATTTTGGTGGTGTTTTTCTCTGCCGAAGAAAAAGGATTGTTAGGATCGAAACATTTGGCTAAAAAATTAAAGCAAAAAAATATCAATGTGTACAGCATGTTGAACTTTGAAATGGTTGGCGTGCCAATGAATTACGATTTTAAACTGTTTTTAACAGGATACACCAAATCAAATATGGCTGCGAAGTTAAACGAATATGCGGGTGGTACTTTAATAGGAATGTCAGATGGTGCTGAGAAATATAATTTGTTCAAAGCGTCAGACAATTATCCGTTTTACGAAGAGTTTAAAATTCCGGCTCATACTGTTTCAGCGTTCGATTTTTCAAACTTTGATTTTTATCATCATCCAAAAGATGAATTTCAGGTAATGGATACTAAATTTATGACTACCGTTGCACAAGAAATGTTACCGGTTGTATCAAAAATGATTAATGCAGAAACCAAAGAAATTAAAATGAATTAG